The following coding sequences lie in one Arachis ipaensis cultivar K30076 chromosome B03, Araip1.1, whole genome shotgun sequence genomic window:
- the LOC107633590 gene encoding uncharacterized protein LOC107633590, giving the protein MSQYRISFANRWTVGKDYSDIGGYAQSVSSVLDPDLIAGTTENIKNICARILTAQSRQKNYADQRRKPIEFEVREHVFLRVTPITGIGRAIKIKKLNPRYIGPFEILRRFGPVAYQVDLPLHPSNLHDVFHMSQLRKYTSDAAHVLEPESIELRENLTFQVTPVRVDDTSVKKLRGKEVLMVKVAWERAGVEEHTWELESEMRKDYPELFSVGVELEACLWLKACLYSIWGFGAYWESAKCSWENVNEG; this is encoded by the exons ATGTCTCAGTACCGCATATCATTTGCAAACAGATGGACAGTTggaaaggactattcagacaTTGGAGGATATGCTCAGAGCGTGT CAAGTGTTTTGGATCCTGATTTGATAGCAGGGACTACTGAGAACATTAAGAATATTTGTGCAAGGATCCTAACTGCTCAGAGTCGACAGAAGAATTATGCGGATCAGAGAAGGAAACCGATAGAATTTGAAGTACGAGAACATGTATTCCTGAGGGTTACACCGATaactgggattggaagagcaatcaAAATCAAGAAGTTGAATCCAAGGTATATAGGGCCGTTTGAGATTCTAAGGCGATtcgggccggtggcgtatcaagtTGATTTGCCACTTCATCCATCTAACTTGCATGATGTATTCCACATGTCACAACTCCGTAAATACACGTCGGATGCAGCTCATGTGTTGGAACCTGAGTCGATTGAGTTGAGGGAGAACTTAACTTTCCAAGTGACGCCAGTGAGAGtcgatgacactagtgtgaagaagctgCGAGGAAAGGAAGTTTTAATGGTTAAAGTTGCTTGGGAGCGGGCAGGAGTTGAGGAGCATACTTGGGAGTTGGAGTCCGAGATGCGAAAGGATTACCCCGAGCTtttctcag TTGGAGTGGAATTGGAGGCTTGCTTGTGGTTGAAAGCTTGCTTGTACTCAATTTGGGGTTTTggtgcatattgggaatcggccaag TGTAGTTGGGAAAATGTTAATGAAGGTTGA